The genomic segment TATCGGCATTGGCGACTCCTTCATTGAACACAAAGTACCCAACAAAGATTACAAAAAGAAAATCAAGTATGCCATTGACAACCATGAAACAGCAATTCAATGGATTATCAACGCGTTGACCACCGGTGAAGGTACTGTAATCGAAAGCATGGAAGAAATCTCTGCCGTAGGCCACCGGGTCGTCCATGGCGGTGAGCAGTTCAACCAGAGCGTTCTCATTACCGATGACGTGATCAACCACATTGCGGCCGTTTCCCATCTGGCTCCTCTGCACAATCCGGCCAACCTTGTAGGTATCCGGGCCGCCCGTACTGCCATGCCCAAAATTCCCCATGTAGCCATCTTTGACACGGCCTTCCACCAGAGCATGCCGGAACATGCCTATCTCTATGCCCTTCCCTACGAGTGGTATAAAGATTTTTCCGTACGCCGCTACGGCTTCCACGGAACCAGCCATCTCTATGTATCCAAGCGTGCAGCTGCACTCATGGGCAAGAATGCTAACGAATGCAATATTATAACCCTGCACATCGGTAACGGCGTTTCCTGCTCTGCCATCAAAAAAGGCCTCTCCATAGACACCACCATGGGCTTTACTCCCCTTGCCGGAGCCATCATGGGAACACGCTGCGGTGACATCGACCCTGCCATTCCCATGTTCATGATGCAGCGTCTTGATGTCGGCCCCCGCTACATGGATAACCTCCTGAACAAAAAATCCGGTGTTCTCGGCATCACCGGCAAATTCACCGACCGCAGGGACATAGAAGAAGCCGCCGAAGCCGGAGATTCCCGCTGCAAGCTTGCCATTGAAATGGAAGCGTACAAGCTGCGTAAATCCGCAGGGGAATATGCCTTTGCCCTTGGTAGTGTAGATGCCATTGTCTTTACCGCAGGTGTAGGTGAAAACTCCGGTCTTATCCGTCAGAAAACCCTTGAAGGCCTTGAATTCTTCGGAATCAAGATCGACAAGGAAAAGAACATGAGCACCTTCAGCAAGCATGGAGAAACGGAAATCTCCACGCCGGACTCCAAGGTGAAGGTCTTCATGATCCCCACCAATGAAGAACTTGTCTTTGTGGAAGACGTTGTAGCCATCATTCATGACCAGTACGAAGACCACACAAAATATCCCTATACCTTCCTGAAGTAACAGGAACCAGGGATAAAACATAAAAAAACCGGCTGCCTTCCTTACATAAGGAAAGGGGCCGGTTTTTTTATTGTCTGATCTTTAGTAATTATTCAGTCATTAATTTCAAAAACCTGACTCCATAAAAAGACAATCGGGCTGTTTGCGAGTGACATTGCAATCGTTTCGGATCAGAGCTTTGAAGGCCTGTGCGAAAGAAGCGGCAAACTGTCTGAGCCGCCACAAAGGCAGCGTGCTTAAGCCTGCCATGGTAATAAAAAAGCTTATCCTGCCTGTGGCGGGGAGTTTTTGCCGCTTCCGCACAGGACAAGAAGCTCCCGAATAAGATTGCGTCACGAACAAATAGCCCGGTTGTCTATGCTCCTGATTTATGGTACTCCATTTGCCAAAGAAAAATTGTGCTGAACAATTACAATCTTTATGGAATCAGGAATCAGTTTTCATCTCAAGAATACGCGCATAAAGATCCTTGCGGTCCATGCCAAGACTTCCGGCAAGCCGCTTTGCAAGTGCAGAGGGTTTCTCCATGCCATCCTCAAGGGCTTTTATAATGAGGGCGTCCAGATCCTCCGGGCCTTCACCTTCATCACAAACTTCACTATCTTCTCTGCCGGCCACCATGAGGGAACATTCCCCCCGGATTTTCTCCCGGGTCTTCAGTTCCCCTGCAATCTCTGATAAAGGCCCCCGAATATATTCCTCATACATCTTGGTCATCTCCCGACCCAGAACCCCATGACGGTTTCCAAAAATATCCAGAAGCTCCTCAAGGAATACCATCAGGCTGTGGGGAGAAACATAAAAAATGAGGGGAAACCGGATTTCGGAAAGATCCTGAAGCCACCTTCGCCTGCGACCGGCTTTTTTGGGTGGAAACCCGCAGAATGTAAAACTGTCCGTGGGAAGCCCGGATACACTCATCAGGGTGACAGCGGCAGAAACACCGGGGACAGGCACAAGGGGCAGACCCGCAGCGAGAACCTCCCGGACCAGAACAAAACCCGGATCAGAAAGGGAAGGAGTTCCTGCATCGGAAACCAGAGCAATGGACTCTCCCTGTCGCAGGGCCTCCACAAGGATCTGACTGCGGTAAACCTCATTATGTTCATGCAGGGATACCATGGGTTTCTGAATGTTGAAACGGGCCAGAAGCCGGGCTGTATTACGGGTATCCTCGGCAGCCACCCTATCCACCGATGCAAGGACATCAAGGGCCCTGAAGGTAATGTCCCCCAGATTTCCTATGGGGGTGGAAACAATATAAAGATGGCCGGGCTTTACCCCATCATTCTTCAGGGCAAAAGGCATCAGGGATGTGGAAACATTGTCCATTGGCATTCACCGCAATCACATCAAAACGTATATAAGGATTATCCAGAGATTTCCGACTGAGATAAAAAAGGGCGGTGCGGATAATTTTCTGCTGCTTTCTCCTGTCCACCGTCTCAAAGGCCGTACCATAAGCGGATGAACTCCGGGCCTTCACTTCTACAAAAACAAGGATCTCCCCTTGCCTGGCCACTATATCTATTTCCCCGAAACGGCTCCTGAAATTATTTGCAAGAATACAAAAGCCAGCCTTCTTAAGAAAATCACAGGCTACCCTTTCCGCAGCCTGCCCTTTGATCCGGGAAAAAAGACCACTCATCGGACAAACTCACTAACTCCCCTGAAAGAACGCCGGTGAACGGGCAGCACACCCATTCGGGCAATGGCATCCTTGTGGCTGCGGGTGGGATAACCCTTATGACGGGCCAGCCCGTATCCGGGATATTCTTTATCCAGCTCTTTCATGATCTCATCCCTTGTCACCTTGGCCACAACAGAAGCCGCTGCAATGCTCGCAGATTTTCCGTCTCCACCCACAATGGCCTGCTGGCCCAAAGGAAGTTCCAGGGTGAATTTTCCATCTATCAGTAAAAAATCAGGTGAAACAGAAAGATTGTTCACGGCAAGCACCATGGACTCCAGGGAAGCCCGGAGAATATTGATTTCATCAATCCTGAGCTCAGAAACAATACCTATACCAATGGCAAGACACTGGGAAGGAATGCGTGCAAAAAGATCTTTTCTGCGGGATTCACTGAGCTTTTTGGAATCATTAAGGCCGGGCAGATCATAGTCCGTACGTAAAATCACCGCAGCAGAAACAACAGGGCCGGCCAGGGGTCCCCTGCCGGCCTCATCCACACCTGCTATGCATGAAAAACCCTTTTCATGGCACATGGATTCAAAACTGTACATATCTATCCCGCTATCCCCCCTGCCGGCACATACCGGCAGGGGAAGAGAGAGATCAATAAGATCCCTTTTCCTTGATGCGGGCAGCCTTGCCCCGAAGATTCCGGAGATAGTAGATCTTCGCACGGCGTACACGCCCACGGGTCACCACTTCAACTTTATCAATAATGGGGGAGTGCAGAGGAAAAACACGTTCCACACCCACACCACCGGAAATTTTACGTACGGTAAAAGATGCCTGGGGAAGATTACCACGCTTACGGCAAATCACCACACCTTTAAAAATCTGGATGCGCTGCTTCTCCCCTTCTTTAATCTTAACATGCACGTTCACCGTATCTCCCGCACCGAAGGCAGGCATATCAAGGCGCATGCTTTCCTGTTCCAGTCTTTCAATGATATTCATTTGATTCTCTCCAAGCTTTGCGGGTATGCCCCGCATCCGTTAAATGTCTTTTCCTTCCAGCGGCTCTCCAACCAGCCGGTCCAGCAAAATGGCTGCTGCGGAACGCACCGAAAGGTGATTATATGCTGCAGCCCCGCGGACTGGTTCCAGAATCCGGTCCGCAGACAACATCAGGGGTTCAGCGAGTCCCCATGCAGTTCCAAATACAAGAAGGCAGGCCTGCCCTCCGCTAATCATTGCCCTCAGTGACCCATGGGAAAGTGCCTGCTCAGAGGATCTGGCCGTTGTAGCAACCACCATGGGCCTGCACCCCAGATCTTCCTTGACGGCCTCAACCGCCTCTTCCATATCATGGCAGAGATGAATAAGAGACAAAGCTTCTTTTCTGTCCGGGTTATGCATTCCACCCACACCCTTTGTCCAGTGCCCAGCAATGCGTTCCACCAGGCGTTTCTGGTCTTCTAAGGGGGTAATCACGAACAGACGGCGCACACCATAGGTTTTGCAGGAACGCGCCATATCATGAAGATCCAGGTTGGTCACCGCCGATGCAATGGTTTCCCCGTTCTTGTTGGTCACGGGATAATGCACAAGGGCCATATAAAGTTCAGTTATCGGCAAGGCGTGCAATCTCCCGGCTCCATTTTTGGAGGATACTGCGCTCCTCCCTGCTGAAACTCCGGTCTTCCAAAAGATCGGGCCGTTTCAGAAAAGT from the Desulfobotulus mexicanus genome contains:
- a CDS encoding RNA methyltransferase; the protein is MPITELYMALVHYPVTNKNGETIASAVTNLDLHDMARSCKTYGVRRLFVITPLEDQKRLVERIAGHWTKGVGGMHNPDRKEALSLIHLCHDMEEAVEAVKEDLGCRPMVVATTARSSEQALSHGSLRAMISGGQACLLVFGTAWGLAEPLMLSADRILEPVRGAAAYNHLSVRSAAAILLDRLVGEPLEGKDI
- a CDS encoding YraN family protein — encoded protein: MSGLFSRIKGQAAERVACDFLKKAGFCILANNFRSRFGEIDIVARQGEILVFVEVKARSSSAYGTAFETVDRRKQQKIIRTALFYLSRKSLDNPYIRFDVIAVNANGQCFHIPDAFCPEE
- the rsmI gene encoding 16S rRNA (cytidine(1402)-2'-O)-methyltransferase, which gives rise to MDNVSTSLMPFALKNDGVKPGHLYIVSTPIGNLGDITFRALDVLASVDRVAAEDTRNTARLLARFNIQKPMVSLHEHNEVYRSQILVEALRQGESIALVSDAGTPSLSDPGFVLVREVLAAGLPLVPVPGVSAAVTLMSVSGLPTDSFTFCGFPPKKAGRRRRWLQDLSEIRFPLIFYVSPHSLMVFLEELLDIFGNRHGVLGREMTKMYEEYIRGPLSEIAGELKTREKIRGECSLMVAGREDSEVCDEGEGPEDLDALIIKALEDGMEKPSALAKRLAGSLGMDRKDLYARILEMKTDS
- a CDS encoding ribonuclease HII; amino-acid sequence: MYSFESMCHEKGFSCIAGVDEAGRGPLAGPVVSAAVILRTDYDLPGLNDSKKLSESRRKDLFARIPSQCLAIGIGIVSELRIDEINILRASLESMVLAVNNLSVSPDFLLIDGKFTLELPLGQQAIVGGDGKSASIAAASVVAKVTRDEIMKELDKEYPGYGLARHKGYPTRSHKDAIARMGVLPVHRRSFRGVSEFVR
- a CDS encoding acetate kinase; protein product: MKILALNCGSSSLKYQLFDWTNKEVIATGVVERIGIGDSFIEHKVPNKDYKKKIKYAIDNHETAIQWIINALTTGEGTVIESMEEISAVGHRVVHGGEQFNQSVLITDDVINHIAAVSHLAPLHNPANLVGIRAARTAMPKIPHVAIFDTAFHQSMPEHAYLYALPYEWYKDFSVRRYGFHGTSHLYVSKRAAALMGKNANECNIITLHIGNGVSCSAIKKGLSIDTTMGFTPLAGAIMGTRCGDIDPAIPMFMMQRLDVGPRYMDNLLNKKSGVLGITGKFTDRRDIEEAAEAGDSRCKLAIEMEAYKLRKSAGEYAFALGSVDAIVFTAGVGENSGLIRQKTLEGLEFFGIKIDKEKNMSTFSKHGETEISTPDSKVKVFMIPTNEELVFVEDVVAIIHDQYEDHTKYPYTFLK
- the rplS gene encoding 50S ribosomal protein L19, which gives rise to MNIIERLEQESMRLDMPAFGAGDTVNVHVKIKEGEKQRIQIFKGVVICRKRGNLPQASFTVRKISGGVGVERVFPLHSPIIDKVEVVTRGRVRRAKIYYLRNLRGKAARIKEKGSY